The following proteins are encoded in a genomic region of Cryptomeria japonica chromosome 11, Sugi_1.0, whole genome shotgun sequence:
- the LOC131070825 gene encoding oligouridylate-binding protein 1 isoform X1 → MYAVSQPQLQQQGVAGGAVGTADQQLQLRLKQQQLMQQAMLQQQQGLYHPGLLQPISQIEPIPSGNLPPGFDSSSCRSVYVGNIHVNVTESLLAEVFGSIGPLEGCKLIRKDKSSYGFVDYFDHRSAANSILSLNGRHIFGQPIKVNWAYASGQREDTSGCHYSIFVGDLSSEVTDATLFAAFSIYPSCSDARVMWDQKSGRSRGFGFVSFRNQQDADNAINQMTGKSLGSRQIRCNWATKSTSGNPGDDKQNTEAPFASNSAITVSANSGDAQAPAAAQPKSVTQASGPENNPQFTTVYIGNLSSDVTQSELHRQFLALGVGIIEDVRIQREKGFGFVRYRTHEEAALAIQLGNGKIICGKSIKCSWGSKPTPPGATSSLPSASIPFQGVVAPGLNQTYTAADLLAYRQLNMSQAGAGQPLLPLSAQQGMGLGLGHGPMGMVGAASNQSIYDNFQAGAGVPAAAAAAAAAAMRQQLMYYQ, encoded by the exons ATGTACGCTGTATCGCAGCCCCAGCTTCAGCAGCAAGGAGTTGCAGGGGGGGCAGTTGGGACGGCAGATCAGCAACTGCAATTGAGATTGAAGCAACAACAGCTCATGCAGCAGGCCATGCTTCAGCAACAGCAGGGGCTTTATCATCCTGGTCTTTTGCAACCCATCTCTCAG ATTGAGCCAATTCCAAGTGGAAATCTGCCACCCGGGTTTGATTCAAGTTCATGCCGCAGTGT TTATGTGGGTAACATACATGTGAATGTCACAGAAAGTCTCCTGGCAGAGGTTTTTGGCAGTATTGGTCCACTTGAAGGATGCAAGCTCATCAGAAAGGATAAG TCATCTTACGGGTTTGTAGACTACTTTGATCATAGATCAGCTGCAAATTCCATTTTAAGCCTTAATGGAAGGCACAT atttggtcaGCCAATTAAGGTCAACTGGGCCTATGCAAGTGGGCAAAGAGAAGACACGTCAGGTT GTCATTACAGCATTTTTGTTGGGGATCTCAGTTCAGAGGTTACAGATGCTACACTTTTTGCTGCCTTCTCTATATACCCAAGTTGTTC AGATGCTAGGGTCATGTGGGATCAAAAGTCTGGAAGATCAAGGGGATTTGGTTTTGTTTCCTTCAGAAATCAGCAG GATGCTGATAATGCAATTAATCAGATGACTG GAAAATCCCTTGGCAGTCGGCAGATTCGTTGTAATTGGGCCACCAAATCAACCTCTGGAAACCCGGGGGATGACAAACAGAACACTGAAGCACCATTTGCTTCAAATTCTGCAATCACTGTTTCTGCTAATTCTGGTGATGCACAAGCCCCAGCAG CTGCTCAGCCAAAAAGTGTCACTCAAGCCTCTGGACCTGAAAACAATCCTCAATTTACCACAGTTTACATTGGCAACCTTTCCAGTGATGTCACCCAATCTGAACTACATAGGCAGTTCCTTGCATTGGGTGTGGGTATTATAGAGGATGTTCGCATTCAAAGAGAAAAAGGTTTTGGATTTGTGCGGTATCGTACTCATGAAGAAGCTGCTTTGGCTATTCAGCTGGGTAATGGAAAAATTATCTGCGGAAAATCAATCAAG TGTTCTTGGGGTAGCAAACCCACTCCTCCAGGAGCCACATCCAGTCTTCCTTCTGCATCAATACCTTTTCAAGGTGTGGTTGCTCCAGGGCTCAATCAAACCTATACAGCTGCTGATCTTCTTGCTTACAGGCAATTGAACATGAGTCAGGCAGGAGCAGGGCAGCCTTTATTGCCACTCTCGGCTCAGCAAGGAATGGGACTGGGTCTGGGACATGGGCCTATGGGAATGGTCGGTGCTGCAAGCAATCAAAGCATTTATGATAACTTCCAAGCTGGAGCTGGAGTACCAGCTGCAGCTGCGGCTGCTGCCGCAGCTGCCATGAGGCAACAACTTATGTATTATCAGTAA
- the LOC131070825 gene encoding oligouridylate-binding protein 1 isoform X2, whose translation MYAVSQPQLQQQGVAGGAVGTADQQLQLRLKQQQLMQQAMLQQQQGLYHPGLLQPISQIEPIPSGNLPPGFDSSSCRSVYVGNIHVNVTESLLAEVFGSIGPLEGCKLIRKDKSSYGFVDYFDHRSAANSILSLNGRHIFGQPIKVNWAYASGQREDTSGHYSIFVGDLSSEVTDATLFAAFSIYPSCSDARVMWDQKSGRSRGFGFVSFRNQQDADNAINQMTGKSLGSRQIRCNWATKSTSGNPGDDKQNTEAPFASNSAITVSANSGDAQAPAAAQPKSVTQASGPENNPQFTTVYIGNLSSDVTQSELHRQFLALGVGIIEDVRIQREKGFGFVRYRTHEEAALAIQLGNGKIICGKSIKCSWGSKPTPPGATSSLPSASIPFQGVVAPGLNQTYTAADLLAYRQLNMSQAGAGQPLLPLSAQQGMGLGLGHGPMGMVGAASNQSIYDNFQAGAGVPAAAAAAAAAAMRQQLMYYQ comes from the exons ATGTACGCTGTATCGCAGCCCCAGCTTCAGCAGCAAGGAGTTGCAGGGGGGGCAGTTGGGACGGCAGATCAGCAACTGCAATTGAGATTGAAGCAACAACAGCTCATGCAGCAGGCCATGCTTCAGCAACAGCAGGGGCTTTATCATCCTGGTCTTTTGCAACCCATCTCTCAG ATTGAGCCAATTCCAAGTGGAAATCTGCCACCCGGGTTTGATTCAAGTTCATGCCGCAGTGT TTATGTGGGTAACATACATGTGAATGTCACAGAAAGTCTCCTGGCAGAGGTTTTTGGCAGTATTGGTCCACTTGAAGGATGCAAGCTCATCAGAAAGGATAAG TCATCTTACGGGTTTGTAGACTACTTTGATCATAGATCAGCTGCAAATTCCATTTTAAGCCTTAATGGAAGGCACAT atttggtcaGCCAATTAAGGTCAACTGGGCCTATGCAAGTGGGCAAAGAGAAGACACGTCAG GTCATTACAGCATTTTTGTTGGGGATCTCAGTTCAGAGGTTACAGATGCTACACTTTTTGCTGCCTTCTCTATATACCCAAGTTGTTC AGATGCTAGGGTCATGTGGGATCAAAAGTCTGGAAGATCAAGGGGATTTGGTTTTGTTTCCTTCAGAAATCAGCAG GATGCTGATAATGCAATTAATCAGATGACTG GAAAATCCCTTGGCAGTCGGCAGATTCGTTGTAATTGGGCCACCAAATCAACCTCTGGAAACCCGGGGGATGACAAACAGAACACTGAAGCACCATTTGCTTCAAATTCTGCAATCACTGTTTCTGCTAATTCTGGTGATGCACAAGCCCCAGCAG CTGCTCAGCCAAAAAGTGTCACTCAAGCCTCTGGACCTGAAAACAATCCTCAATTTACCACAGTTTACATTGGCAACCTTTCCAGTGATGTCACCCAATCTGAACTACATAGGCAGTTCCTTGCATTGGGTGTGGGTATTATAGAGGATGTTCGCATTCAAAGAGAAAAAGGTTTTGGATTTGTGCGGTATCGTACTCATGAAGAAGCTGCTTTGGCTATTCAGCTGGGTAATGGAAAAATTATCTGCGGAAAATCAATCAAG TGTTCTTGGGGTAGCAAACCCACTCCTCCAGGAGCCACATCCAGTCTTCCTTCTGCATCAATACCTTTTCAAGGTGTGGTTGCTCCAGGGCTCAATCAAACCTATACAGCTGCTGATCTTCTTGCTTACAGGCAATTGAACATGAGTCAGGCAGGAGCAGGGCAGCCTTTATTGCCACTCTCGGCTCAGCAAGGAATGGGACTGGGTCTGGGACATGGGCCTATGGGAATGGTCGGTGCTGCAAGCAATCAAAGCATTTATGATAACTTCCAAGCTGGAGCTGGAGTACCAGCTGCAGCTGCGGCTGCTGCCGCAGCTGCCATGAGGCAACAACTTATGTATTATCAGTAA